In the genome of Gammaproteobacteria bacterium, one region contains:
- a CDS encoding site-specific integrase has translation MMARTKRGRRVYRAGEWGRNRVRVFPDPKSGIMQVEWREGGRKLRRSLRHRDWARAKKQADEIAAGIAEPVAADAEPEPLALKTLFEIYGEEVTPTKAKGSRKYDRATMRMFLRFFGSHRKAATLSQRDWDRFIRARRAGKAGRSGKPAADRTIQQDLKLLLAILNWAARSRDEEGRFLLESNPLRGLKAPSEKNPTRVVLTQAEYEALLRVAGEVEWRFRVALVLAHETGHRIGAIRQLRWSDIDLDSRMIRWRGEHEKTGYEHRTPITAIAQAVLVEARRHNPGIGDAPVMPAPKDPFACMSRSLARDWWTKAERRAGLDPRWGRGWHSLRRKFASDLMDLPLKVLCDLGGWKTAQTVLKCYQRPDEDRLRKALETYRGGGSGSPNPLQLERIIGEDRTHESRKSNGPG, from the coding sequence ATGATGGCACGCACGAAACGTGGCCGGCGCGTCTACCGCGCCGGCGAGTGGGGCCGGAACCGGGTGCGGGTCTTCCCCGATCCCAAATCCGGCATCATGCAGGTGGAGTGGCGCGAAGGCGGACGCAAGCTGCGCAGGTCGCTGAGGCACCGCGACTGGGCCAGGGCCAAGAAGCAAGCCGACGAGATCGCCGCCGGGATCGCGGAGCCGGTGGCCGCGGACGCCGAGCCCGAGCCGCTCGCCCTCAAGACGCTGTTTGAAATCTACGGTGAGGAGGTGACGCCCACCAAGGCGAAAGGGTCGCGGAAGTACGACCGGGCCACGATGAGGATGTTCCTCCGGTTCTTCGGAAGCCACCGCAAGGCCGCGACGCTCTCGCAGCGCGACTGGGACCGCTTCATCCGGGCACGCCGCGCGGGCAAGGCGGGGCGGAGCGGCAAACCCGCCGCCGACCGGACCATCCAGCAGGACCTCAAGCTGTTGCTCGCCATCCTCAACTGGGCTGCGCGGTCGAGGGACGAGGAGGGAAGGTTTCTCCTCGAATCGAATCCGCTCCGGGGCCTCAAGGCTCCGTCCGAGAAGAATCCGACCCGGGTGGTGCTCACCCAGGCCGAGTACGAGGCGTTGCTCCGCGTGGCCGGCGAGGTGGAGTGGCGGTTCCGGGTGGCGCTCGTGCTCGCGCACGAAACGGGCCACCGGATCGGGGCGATCCGCCAGCTCCGCTGGTCCGACATCGACCTCGACTCCCGAATGATCCGGTGGCGCGGCGAGCACGAGAAGACGGGGTACGAGCACCGGACGCCGATCACCGCCATCGCACAGGCCGTTCTGGTCGAGGCGCGGAGGCACAACCCCGGGATCGGGGACGCGCCCGTGATGCCGGCGCCGAAGGATCCGTTCGCGTGCATGAGCCGCTCGCTCGCGCGCGACTGGTGGACGAAGGCCGAGCGGCGCGCAGGACTCGATCCCAGGTGGGGGCGCGGCTGGCATTCGCTGAGGCGGAAATTCGCCTCCGACCTCATGGACCTGCCGCTCAAGGTCCTCTGCGATCTGGGCGGCTGGAAGACCGCCCAGACGGTCCTCAAATGCTACCAGCGGCCCGACGAGGACCGGCTCAGGAAGGCTCTGGAGACGTACCGGGGGGGCGGCTCCGGGTCCCCAAATCCTCTCCAATTGGAGAGGATAATTGGAGAGGATCGGACCCACGAATCGCGTAAGTCCAATGGGCCTGGGTAG